The nucleotide sequence TCATCCCGGCTTGGCGATGTCCAGTCGCGATCAACGCTAAACCACCGAGAGCGCCCGCAGCCAGGTACAGGTTGTAGAAGCCCTGGTTGAAGGCGAGGCTCTTGGTCGTCTGCGCCTGCGTCTCGGTGCTGCGGAAGCGGCGGTACACCACCGGCTTGGTCCACCACAGGCTCTCCATGCAGAAGAACAGGACAAGGAGGATCCCGGCGACCGCCGCCGCGACCCACATGACGTTCAGCATTCTACGATCCTCCGCCTCGGCTACGACTCGAACTCAGCGCGTGGCACGCCGCTTTGCCGGATGATCGATAGAAGGGTTCCGATCTTCAACTCGGAATGATTGGCACAGGAACGGTGACAGTTTCCACTTCGCCTCGTCGCTGCATCACGATATGACTTCCTCGCCGTCTGACCTCCAGGAACGCGTGGCGTTCGAGAATCTGGCAGACCTCGCGTCCAGAAAGGACAGGAAGCCTACCCATGCCCCGCGTCGAATCGCGTAACGAACACCTCGCTGTGAAGGCGCCGCTTGACCTCGTTGGGGTCGGCCGACTCCAGGAAGAGCTCGACAGCTTCTTTCAGATTGGCGATCGCTTCCTCGACAGTTGCCCCTTGGCTTGCGACGTCGAGCTCGGGGCACAGGGCCACGGAGAGATTGCCGTCCTTCTCTAGGGTTGCCGTGTAGCTGCTGGTCGCCATGAAACTCTCCTGACGGCTCGCCCTACGCGGGCAGACGATCGTACATCTTGTGCACGTCGGCTCCGTGGAAGCGCGCCACGTGGTTGGTCGGGGGCAGCACCTCCGTGTAGAAGAACGCGGGCAGCTCGTCGTCCTTCTCGGTGAAGCCGGCCTGGCGGTTGAACTCCTTCTCCAGGCGCAGCGCGTCGCGCCCGAGCGCCTCGAAGAACTCCGGCGTCAGGCTCGTGCCGTGCGCGGCATTGATGGCGTTGGTCAACCACTCGGTGTTCGGGTTGGTCACGCTCATGCCGAAGATGCAGAGACCCAGCGAGTCATTGGCGGCCACGCGCGTCTGGTGCAAGAGGCTCTGGCTGACGAGCGATTCGAGATCCATTTCTCGCGTCTTGAGGCGCGGCAGGTTGCCGGCCGTGTGGTCGGCGCCCTGCGCGGTCGCCATCATCGAGATGCCCGTGGCCTCGACCACGCGCGGATCGTACGCACTGATGGCCTGCTTCTTGATGACCGGCACGCGGCTGACCTTGTAGTGCTCCCCTACGCGCGCCGTGCCCTGCGCCCACAGGCGCCCCTTTTCGGTACCCTTGCGGATCTCGACGAGGCAGTCGGTCATGAACTTCACGTCGCCGAACACGCCGAGCCCCGCCTCCATGAGGACCGCCAGGGTGGCGCCCAGCTCGATCGTGTCCACGCCGAGATCGTTGGCGACGTAGTTGAGCTGGGCCAGGTCGTCCGGATCGCTGATGCCGCAGTTGGTGCCGAGAAGCCCCAGCGTTTCGTACTCGACAGGCGAGACCACTTCCTTGCCATTGGCGTCGTGGTACACGTTGCTGCACTG is from Candidatus Rokuibacteriota bacterium and encodes:
- a CDS encoding type II toxin-antitoxin system HicB family antitoxin, producing the protein MATSSYTATLEKDGNLSVALCPELDVASQGATVEEAIANLKEAVELFLESADPNEVKRRLHSEVFVTRFDAGHG
- a CDS encoding DUF1304 family protein, yielding MLNVMWVAAAVAGILLVLFFCMESLWWTKPVVYRRFRSTETQAQTTKSLAFNQGFYNLYLAAGALGGLALIATGHRQAGMILVAWNCASMLAAAVVLAASPPQMLRGALIQGLPPLVFLLGAAYTRLG